One Natator depressus isolate rNatDep1 chromosome 3, rNatDep2.hap1, whole genome shotgun sequence DNA segment encodes these proteins:
- the FDFT1 gene encoding squalene synthase isoform X1, which translates to MPMSLVPRCARLPMERVGKWLGRPRELYNLLWFKMGGGAAVMPPLDQDALSDRLKICYRYLNQTSRSFAAVIQALDGELRHAVCILYLVLRALDTVEDDMTISLETKVPMLHDFHSYLYQPDWRYMESKEKYKQVLEDFPTISLEFRNLAKVYQDMIADICHKMGAGMAEFLQKKVDSLQEWDKYCHYVVGLVGIGLSRLFSVLELEDPIIGRDTELANSMGVFIEKTIIIRDYLEDQLAGREFWPREVWSRYAKKLSDLAKPENIDVAVQCMNELITNALHHIPHVLTYLSRLKTQSVFNFCAIPQVMAIATLAACYNNKQVFRGVVKIRKGQAVTLMMDATNIQAVKSIMYQYVEEIYRKIPSADPSSNKTQRIIVSIQTLCLPSGTVVSHNHYSPIYLSCTVLLAALSWQYLSAMSEALEEDVQANGN; encoded by the exons ATGCCCATGTCACTTGTCCCCAGGTGCGCGCGGCTGCCCATGGAGCGGGTGGGGAAGTGGCTGGGCCGCCCCCGGGAGCTCTACAACCTGCTGTGGTTTAAGATGGGCGGCGGTGCAGCGGTGATGCCCCCACTGGACCAG GATGCGCTCAGCGACAGACTCAAGATCTGCTACCGGTACCTGAACCAGACCAGCCGGAGCTTCGCCGCTGTCATCCAGGCCCTGGATGGGGAGCTGCG TCATGCTGTGTGCATATTGTACCTGGTTCTCCGAGCTCTGGACACTGTAGAAGATGATATGACCATCAGTTTAGAAACCAAGGTCCCAATGTTGCATGACTTCCACTCCTATCTGTATCAGCCGGACTGGAGATACATGGAGAGCAAGGAGAAGTATAAGCAAGTGCTTGAGGACTTTCCAACG ATCTCCTTGGAGTTCAGGAACCTGGCAAAGGTGTATCAAGATATGATTGCAGATATTTGTCACAAGATGGGAGCTGGTATGGCAGAGTTCTTGCAAAAGAAGGTTGATTCCCTGCAAGAGTGGGATAAG TATTGTCACTACGTTGTTGGGTTGGTGGGCATTGGCCTTTCCCGTCTGTTCTCTGTGCTGGAGCTAGAAGACCCTATCATAGGACGGGACACAGAGCTTGCAAATTCCATGGGCGTCTTCATTGAGAAAACCATCATCATCCGTGATTATCTGGAGGACCAGCTGGCAGGAAGAGAATTCTGGCCCAGAGAG GTTTGGAGCAGGTATGCCAAGAAGCTGTCGGATCTCGCCAAGCCAGAGAACATTGATGTGGCTGTCCAGTGTATGAATGAACTGATCACAAATGCTTTACACCATATCCCTCATGTCCTCACCTACTTATCTAGACTGAAAACCCAAAGTGTCTTCAACTTCTGCGCTATTCCGCAG GTGATGGCCATCGCCACTCTGGCGGCCTGTTACAATAACAAACAGGTGTTTAGGGGGGTGGTGAAGATTCGGAAAGGACAAGCTGTCACTTTAATGATGGATGCCACGAACATACAGGCTGTCAAGTCTATAATGTACCAGTATGTGGAAGAG atCTATCGGAAGATCCCAAGTGCTGACCCATCTTCTAACAAGACCCAGCGGATCATCGTCTCTATCCAGACACTGTGTTTGCCCAGTGGCACGGTGGTATCCCATAACCATTACTCCCCCATCTACCTCTCATGCACCGTGCTTCTGGCAGCGCTGAGCTGGCAGTATCTGAGTGCGATGTCAGAGGCGTTGGAGGAGGATGTAcaggccaatgggaactga
- the FDFT1 gene encoding squalene synthase isoform X2: MERVGKWLGRPRELYNLLWFKMGGGAAVMPPLDQDALSDRLKICYRYLNQTSRSFAAVIQALDGELRHAVCILYLVLRALDTVEDDMTISLETKVPMLHDFHSYLYQPDWRYMESKEKYKQVLEDFPTYCHYVVGLVGIGLSRLFSVLELEDPIIGRDTELANSMGVFIEKTIIIRDYLEDQLAGREFWPREVWSRYAKKLSDLAKPENIDVAVQCMNELITNALHHIPHVLTYLSRLKTQSVFNFCAIPQVMAIATLAACYNNKQVFRGVVKIRKGQAVTLMMDATNIQAVKSIMYQYVEEIYRKIPSADPSSNKTQRIIVSIQTLCLPSGTVVSHNHYSPIYLSCTVLLAALSWQYLSAMSEALEEDVQANGN; encoded by the exons ATGGAGCGGGTGGGGAAGTGGCTGGGCCGCCCCCGGGAGCTCTACAACCTGCTGTGGTTTAAGATGGGCGGCGGTGCAGCGGTGATGCCCCCACTGGACCAG GATGCGCTCAGCGACAGACTCAAGATCTGCTACCGGTACCTGAACCAGACCAGCCGGAGCTTCGCCGCTGTCATCCAGGCCCTGGATGGGGAGCTGCG TCATGCTGTGTGCATATTGTACCTGGTTCTCCGAGCTCTGGACACTGTAGAAGATGATATGACCATCAGTTTAGAAACCAAGGTCCCAATGTTGCATGACTTCCACTCCTATCTGTATCAGCCGGACTGGAGATACATGGAGAGCAAGGAGAAGTATAAGCAAGTGCTTGAGGACTTTCCAACG TATTGTCACTACGTTGTTGGGTTGGTGGGCATTGGCCTTTCCCGTCTGTTCTCTGTGCTGGAGCTAGAAGACCCTATCATAGGACGGGACACAGAGCTTGCAAATTCCATGGGCGTCTTCATTGAGAAAACCATCATCATCCGTGATTATCTGGAGGACCAGCTGGCAGGAAGAGAATTCTGGCCCAGAGAG GTTTGGAGCAGGTATGCCAAGAAGCTGTCGGATCTCGCCAAGCCAGAGAACATTGATGTGGCTGTCCAGTGTATGAATGAACTGATCACAAATGCTTTACACCATATCCCTCATGTCCTCACCTACTTATCTAGACTGAAAACCCAAAGTGTCTTCAACTTCTGCGCTATTCCGCAG GTGATGGCCATCGCCACTCTGGCGGCCTGTTACAATAACAAACAGGTGTTTAGGGGGGTGGTGAAGATTCGGAAAGGACAAGCTGTCACTTTAATGATGGATGCCACGAACATACAGGCTGTCAAGTCTATAATGTACCAGTATGTGGAAGAG atCTATCGGAAGATCCCAAGTGCTGACCCATCTTCTAACAAGACCCAGCGGATCATCGTCTCTATCCAGACACTGTGTTTGCCCAGTGGCACGGTGGTATCCCATAACCATTACTCCCCCATCTACCTCTCATGCACCGTGCTTCTGGCAGCGCTGAGCTGGCAGTATCTGAGTGCGATGTCAGAGGCGTTGGAGGAGGATGTAcaggccaatgggaactga